The following are from one region of the Leishmania mexicana MHOM/GT/2001/U1103 complete genome, chromosome 10 genome:
- a CDS encoding putative map kinase 3 has translation MHKSNQELSVPKVVGDFKVYNVSGSPFEVPSKYTLLKILGMGAYGIACSCLDGDTGEKVSIKKCRDVFRDVEDGKRVLREIDMMRFFHHENLLNVVNILPPLKCEYHSFEDVYVVTPLMDVDMNVVLRSRQVLEESHMQYFVYQILRGLKYLHSANVAHRDLKPANLVTNISCELKIIDFGLSRSVDVPYSELTDYVITRWYRPPELLLENTNYSTAVDIWSVGCIFAEMYNRKPVFPGRNTMDQLRMIAQHIGKPPASIVEHREALEKLNELPGGSLNIPKLVPGLAGNTEGIDFLSKMWTLDPSKRPTAADMLAHPYLAHLHDEEDEPACPCPFLWAHESTPMGVSELRRAFWADIVDYNPSLEHATPPATTAGGSSSKNGSGHHH, from the coding sequence ATGCACAAGAGCAACCAGGAGCTGAGCGTGCCCAAGGTTGTGGGGGACTTCAAGGTGTACAACGTAAGCGGCTCCCCATTCGAGGTTCCGTCCAAGTACACGCTGCTCAAGATCCTTGGCATGGGTGCCTACGGTATcgcgtgcagctgcttgGATGGCGACACTGGCGAGAAGGTGTCCATCAAGAAGTGTCGCGACGTGTTCCGCGATGTCGAGGATGGCAAGCGAGTGCTGCGCGAGATCGACATGATGCGCTTCTTCCACCACGAAAACCTGCTCAATGTGGTGAACATTTTGCCTCCGCTGAAGTGCGAATACCACAGCTTCGAAGACGTGTACGTCGTCACTCCGCTCATGGACGTAGACATGAATGTCGTACTGCGCTCTCGacaggtgctggaggagtcGCACATGCAGTACTTTGTCTACCAGATTCTGCGGGGCCTCAAGTACCTGCACAGCGCGAACGTCGCCCACCGAGACTTGAAGCCAGCCAACCTTGTCACAAACATCTCTTGTGAGCTCAAGATTATAGACTTCGGGCTGAGCCGCAGCGTCGATGTGCCGTACTCGGAGCTTACGGATTACGTCATCACGCGCTGGTACCGCCCGCCGGAGCTGCTTCTGGAGAACACGAACTATTCCACCGCAGTCGACATATGGTCTGTTGGCTGCATCTTTGCTGAGATGTACAACCGTAAGCCCGTTTTCCCAGGTCGAAATACGATGGACCAGCTGCGCATGATCGCGCAGCACATTGGCAAGCCGCCGGCCAGCAtcgtcgagcaccgcgaggcgctggagaagctgaATGAGCTGCCGGGCGGGTCGCTCAACATTCCTAAACTCGTCCCCGGGCTGGCTGGCAACACGGAGGGCATAGACTTTCTCTCCAAGATGTGGACGCTAGACCCGAGCAAGCGTCCGACCGCGGCTGACATGCTCGCGCACCCATACCTGGCCCACCTGCACGACGAGGAAGATGAGCCGGCCTGCCCCTGCCCCTTCCTGTGGGCACATGAGAGCACCCCGATGGGCGTCTCGGAGCTTCGTCGCGCCTTCTGGGCCGACATTGTCGACTACAACCCGTCTCTGGagcacgccacgcctccaGCGACAACGGCTGGTGGCAGCAGCTCAAAGAACGGTAGCGGTCACCATCACTAG